A single Vigna radiata var. radiata cultivar VC1973A chromosome 8, Vradiata_ver6, whole genome shotgun sequence DNA region contains:
- the LOC106771465 gene encoding growth-regulating factor 3, with protein sequence MESCFSFAQWQELELQTLIFRYMLAGAPVPPQLLQPIKKSFLHSPPPFLLQLYHPPLLESGYYWGREAVDPEPGRCRRTDGKKWRCSREAVEGQKYCERHMHRGRNRSRKPVEQPHTSSSSSSSASFKHHLLHHNQISSGAKSDSKSLSENHDHVDGNGRSDGHVLRHFFDDWPRTLQEQDHGESNGSQNNNTGTYLSMSTQGITSSDVSLRLSTGHAENTCHVASVGGPLAEALRSSTSTSSPTSVLLQLPTSSACNTSFIST encoded by the exons ATGGAGAGTTGTTTCAGCTTTGCACAGTGGCAAGAGCTTGAGTTGCAGACTCTGATATTCAGGTACATGCTGGCCGGTGCTCCTGTTCCTCCTCAGCTGCTTCAACCAATCAAGAAAAGCTTCCTTCATTCCCCTCCCCCTTTCCTTCTTCAACTTTATCACCCTCCTT TGTTGGAATCAGGGTACTATTGGGGAAGAGAAGCAGTGGATCCGGAGCCAGGTCGGTGCAGGAGGACGGACGGGAAGAAGTGGCGGTGCTCGAGGGAGGCGGTGGAGGGTCAGAAGTACTGCGAGCGGCACATGCATCGTGGCCGAAACCGTTCAAGAAAGCCTGTGGAACAACCTCAtacatcttcttcttcttcatcctcgGCTTCCTTCAAACATCATCTCCTTCACCACAATCAAAT TTCCTCTGGGGCCAAGAGTGACAGTAAGAGCTTGTCTGAAAACCATGATCATGTAGATGGGAATGGCAGATCTGATGGCCATGTCCTGAGGCATTTCTTCGATGATTGGCCAAGGACACTGCAAGAACAAGACCATGGTGAAAGCAATGGAAGCCAGAACAACAACACTGGAACATATCTTTCCATGTCAACACAGGGAATCACTTCCTCGGATGTGTCACTGAGACTGTCCACTGGTCATGCAGAGAATACATGTCACGTGGCTTCAGTGGGAGGACCACTCGCAGAGGCACTGAGATCATCCACCTCCACTTCTTCACCGACCAGTGTTCTCCTACAGTTGCCAACTAGTTCTGCTTGTAACACCAGCTTCATTAGCACCTAA